The following coding sequences are from one Fusobacteriaceae bacterium window:
- a CDS encoding polyprenyl synthetase family protein produces MELKHYLAENNEILERELDLTLAAIPYENVIKEGMRYAILNGGKRIRPNLLFLTLRLLGKPMEAGIPTAMGIEMIHGYSLVHDDLPAIDNDDYRRGKLTTHKKFGEAQGILVGDALLTFAFQVLSERNKDLLTPEQTVRIIAKTADYAGIGGMLSGQIVDIEGEGRKIDLSELQFMHAYKTGRLLKLPVECGAIIGDASGREYEALEQYAEALGLAFQIKDDILDVEGDFEKLGKPIGSDAGLGKSTYPSIIGMDESKRLLRETVERAKAALADEFGGPEAELMLELADFVGSREK; encoded by the coding sequence ATGGAATTAAAACACTACTTGGCGGAAAACAATGAAATCCTGGAAAGAGAGCTCGACCTGACGCTGGCCGCAATCCCGTACGAAAACGTGATCAAGGAAGGGATGCGCTACGCCATACTGAACGGCGGGAAAAGGATACGGCCCAACCTGCTGTTCCTGACGTTGCGCTTGCTGGGAAAACCAATGGAAGCGGGGATTCCCACGGCCATGGGCATCGAGATGATCCACGGCTATTCCCTCGTCCACGACGACCTGCCCGCCATCGACAACGACGATTACCGCAGAGGAAAGCTGACGACCCATAAAAAATTCGGCGAAGCCCAGGGGATCCTCGTGGGGGACGCGCTCCTGACCTTTGCCTTTCAAGTGCTCTCCGAGCGAAACAAAGACCTGCTGACGCCGGAGCAGACGGTTCGGATTATCGCAAAAACAGCCGATTACGCCGGGATCGGCGGCATGCTCTCGGGGCAGATTGTCGATATCGAAGGGGAAGGCCGTAAAATAGATCTTTCGGAATTGCAGTTTATGCACGCCTACAAGACCGGACGGCTTTTGAAGCTGCCCGTGGAATGCGGCGCAATCATCGGAGACGCTTCGGGGCGGGAGTATGAAGCTCTCGAACAATACGCCGAAGCGCTGGGGCTCGCCTTTCAGATCAAGGACGACATCCTCGACGTGGAAGGCGATTTCGAAAAATTGGGCAAACCCATCGGCAGCGACGCCGGGCTCGGAAAATCCACCTATCCGTCCATCATCGGCATGGACGAGAGCAAACGCCTGCTGCGGGAGACCGTAGAGCGGGCAAAGGCCGCCCTCGCCGACGAATTCGGCGGGCCGGAAGCTGAGCTTATGCTGGAGCTGGCGGATTTTGTGGGGAGCAGAGAAAAATAA
- the xseB gene encoding exodeoxyribonuclease VII small subunit, which translates to MSAKTFEEHLATIDAIIGKLENGELSLDESVKAYGEAMDLIKEASDMLKEAEGKIFKVGADGTTEEIKTES; encoded by the coding sequence ATGAGCGCGAAAACATTTGAGGAACATCTGGCAACGATAGACGCCATCATCGGCAAACTGGAAAACGGGGAACTGAGTCTCGACGAATCCGTCAAGGCCTACGGAGAAGCCATGGACCTGATCAAGGAGGCTTCGGATATGCTGAAGGAAGCGGAAGGAAAGATCTTCAAAGTCGGCGCCGACGGGACCACGGAAGAAATCAAGACGGAATCTTGA
- the rsmD gene encoding 16S rRNA (guanine(966)-N(2))-methyltransferase RsmD produces the protein MRIIAGTRKGRTLKSKKGTETRPTLGVLREALFSILAARIPGSVFLDLFSGSGAMALEALSRGAARAVMIESDPEALSIIIENTNTLGFAESCRAYKNDVFRALSILGRKGEKFDLIFMDPPYTEELCKRVVENIARHKVLAPGGLIVCEHHKGEKLPPNIKNFHQTSEREYRNKVFTFYEEAADERENI, from the coding sequence ATGCGCATTATCGCGGGAACGCGTAAGGGAAGGACCCTCAAAAGCAAAAAAGGAACGGAAACCCGGCCGACGCTGGGCGTCTTGCGGGAAGCGCTTTTTTCGATTCTGGCGGCCCGGATTCCCGGGAGCGTTTTCCTGGACCTCTTCAGCGGCAGCGGCGCCATGGCCCTCGAAGCCCTGAGTCGAGGCGCGGCCCGGGCGGTCATGATCGAGTCCGATCCCGAGGCCCTTTCGATCATTATCGAAAATACCAATACGCTCGGATTCGCCGAAAGCTGCCGGGCCTACAAAAATGACGTGTTCCGGGCGCTCAGCATCCTCGGGCGCAAGGGGGAAAAATTCGATCTGATCTTTATGGATCCGCCCTACACGGAGGAATTGTGCAAACGGGTCGTCGAAAATATCGCCCGGCACAAGGTATTGGCCCCGGGCGGACTCATTGTCTGCGAGCATCACAAGGGGGAAAAATTGCCCCCGAATATCAAGAATTTTCATCAAACAAGCGAGCGGGAATACCGGAACAAGGTGTTTACGTTTTATGAGGAGGCGGCGGATGAGCGCGAAAACATTTGA